The following nucleotide sequence is from Micromonospora sp. WMMD1120.
GGCGCTGCGCCAGCAGTTGGTCGACATCCAGCGCGGCAAGGCGGCCGACACGTACGGCTGGGTGCGGCGCGTCCTCTGACCCGGACGCCGGTCGGCCCGTCCGCACGGACGGGCCGACCGCGCGGGGTCTACGCCTCGTCCAGCAGGTGGTCGCGCAGCGCCGCGAGCTGCTCGTCGGTCACCCCGGCGTGACGCAGGTACGCCTCGACCGAGCCGTGCCCCTCGCGCAGCTCGTCCAGGAAGATCTGCATCGCCTCGGCGGGTGAGCTGAGAAACGGCGCCGGGATGTCCACGCCGTCCGGCTTGATCGAGGCCAGCCAGGCGCTGTACCGCGCCGACGCCTCGGTGCTCAGCGCGTAGTCGGCGGTGATGTCGGCGTCGTCGACGCCGAGCACGGCGAGGGTCAACGCGCAGACGATGCCGGTGCGGTCCTTGCCGGCCACACAGTGCACCACCACCGGCGCGTTGGCGGAGTCGGCGATCAACCCGACCGCCTCGGCCAGCCCGGCGGTGCCGGTCTGGGCCAGATCCGCGTACCGGTCCGCCAGGTAGCGGGCCAGGCTGGTGCCCGACTCGTGCGGTGTGGCCGACCAGTCGTCGTGCTCGGGGTGAATGTGCCGGTAGCTCAGCCCCTGGTACGCGGGCACCCGCCCGTCCCGCTCCACCTCGGTGGGGCGACGCAGGTCGATGACGGTGCGGATACCGATCGCCGCGAACGCGTCGGCGTCCTGCTCGGTCAGGCGGTGCAGCGAGTCGGAGCGGAAGAGGCGACCCCGGCGTACCGTTCGGTCGTCGTGGCCGAGATAGCCACCGACGTCGCGGAAGTTGAAGGTGGCGGGCAGCGAGGTCTGACGGTTGTCGTCGATGGCGTCCACGTTCACACGGTAACGGCCGGTGGGGTCGCGCCCCACCGGCCGACGGGTCGGATGGTCACCGTGCCGTGCCGGGCGGCAGCGCGCCGTACGTCTCGTCGTAGTAGCCGCCCAGCCGATCCCGGTAGGTCGGGTCGCTGTGGCTGGCCTCGTCGTACTCCGGTGCGGCCTTGATCTGGTCCCGGGTCCGGTCGACGGAGACGGTGCGCTGGTCGTGGTTCACCTGGTTGACGGTGCCGGCGGGCAGCATCACCTTCTTGCCGAAGATCCATGGCCCGGTGTCCACGACCAGGTAGCTGCCACCCACCTCGTGGCTGGCGCTGTCGATCTTGCCGACGCCGCCGTCGGTCGCCTCGACCTTGTAGCCCACCAGGTCGGCGTCGGCGACGCCGGCCTGGTCCCGGTAGCGCCAGGGGTCGAACATGCCGGTCGGCGCGCCCCCGGGCACCGTGCCCTGGTCGCCGTCACGCAACGGGTCCGGCCCGGCGTGGGTGGCGTGCGGATCGATCCTGTCCATGCCGCTCACTCCTGACTGTCGACGAGCACCTCGTGTCCCCGCAGGAGCTACCCGGCCGCCGGGCACGGGAAACGACGACGGATGTCCCGCTATGTGGGTTGTTCCTCCCAGATCCAGGAAGGGGTGGCAGAGTTACCGTCGTGACCAGCACCGCCCTGATTATTGCGACCTAGCGCGCCGGCTCTCCCTCCGCCGAGCGCGCAGACCTCCCGCATCCGCGGGAGGTCTTTTTGTTGCTCCGAGAAAGGATCCTGATGACGTTCCAGGTGTACGACACGACGTTGCGCGACGGCGCCCAACGCGAGGGACTCACCTACTCGGTGGTCGACAAGCTGGCGGTCGCCCGCCTGCTCGACGAGTTCGGTGTCGGCTTCATCGAGGGTGGATGGCCGGGCGCGGTGCCCAAGGACACCGAGTTCTTCCGCCGAGCGCGCACCGAGCTGAACCTGCGGCACGCCGTGCTCGTCGCGTTCGGCGCCACCCGCAAGGCGGGAGTGCCGGTCGCCGACGACCCGCAGGTGCGCGCCCTGCTGGACGCGGAGACCCCGGCGGTGGCGCTGGTCGCCAAGGCCGACATCCGGCACGTCGAGCGCGCGCTGCGCACCACCGGCGCGGAGAACCTGGCGATGATCCACGACACCGTCAGCCACCTCGTCCGCGAGGGCCGACGGGTCTTCGTCGACGGCGAGCACTTCTTCGACGGCTACCGGCACGACCCCGCGTACGGCGCGGCGGTGGTGCAGACCGCGCTGGCCGCCGGCGCCGAGCGGATGGTGCTCTGCGACACCAACGGCGGCATGCTGCCGTCCCAGGTGACCGCCGCGATCGTCGCCCTGACCGACACGCTCGGCATCGACGCGGGACTGCTCGGCATGCACGCGCAGAACGACACCTCCTGCGCGGTCGCCAACACCGTCGCCGCCGTGGAGGCGGGCGTCCGGCACGTGCAGGGCACCGCCAACGGGTACGGCGAACGCCCCGGCAACGCCGACATCTTCGCGGTCGTCGCCAACCTTCAGCTCAAGCTGGGCATGCCCGTCCTACCGGAGGGTTGCCTGGCGCAGATGGTGCGGGTCTCGCACGCCATCGCCGAGATCGCCAACATCGCCCCCGACACCCACCAGGCGTACGCCGGGGCCGCTGCCTTCGCCCACAAGGCGGGGCTGCACGCGAGTGCGATCAAGGTGGACCCGTTGCTCTACAACCACGTCGACCCGTCGGTGGTGGGCAACGACATGCGGATCCTGGTGACCGAGATGGCCGGCCGGGCCAGCGTCGAGCTCAAGAGCCGCGAGCTGGGGCTCGACCTGGCCGCCAGCCCGGACGCGCTGAACCGGGTCACCAAGCGGGTCAAGGAGTTGGAGGCCGGGGGCTGGTCGTTCGAGGCCGCGGACGCCTCGTTCGAGCTGCTGGTCCGCTCGGAGCTGCCGGAGGGCGGTCCGGTCCGGCCATTCACGCTGGAGTCGTACCGGGTGCTCGTCGAGCACCGCGAGGACGGTTCGGTGGTCTCCGAGGCCACCGTCAAGATCCGGGTACGCGGGGAGCGGGTGATCGCCACCGCCGAGGGCAACGGTCCGGTCAACGCGCTCGACGAGGCGCTGCGGACGGGGCTGGCCCGGCACTACCCCCAGCTGCGCGACTTCGAGTTGGCCGACTACAAGGTGCGCATCCTGGAGGGCAGCCACGGAACGGGGGCGGTGACCCGGGTGCTGCTGGAGACGGCCGCCGGCAGCGGCCGGGACTGGACCACGGTGGGCGTGCACCCGAACGTGGTCGAAGCGAGCTGGCACGCCCTGGTAGACGCCCTGACCTACGGCCTAGCCCCCACCCACGCCTAGAACTCCCACCCTCCCCGCCCCGCCCCCACCTCGCCCCGTCCCCACCCCCCACCCCGCCCTCGCCCCGCCCCGCCCCGCCCCGCCCCCGCCCTCGCCCCGCCCCGCCCCCGCGATCTTGCACTTCCGGAAGTCCTTATGCGGCTTTTGGATACCTATGTCGCCACAGAAAGTGCAAGATCGCGCGGGAGAGCGCGGGAGAGCGCGGGAGAGCGCGGGGGAGCGCGGGAGAGCGCGGGGACGGGGCGCGGGAGGGCGCGGGGACGGGGCGCGGGGTGGGTCAGGGGAGGGTCAGGGTGGCCAGGACGGGGCGGTGGTCGGTGTTGGGGAGGGGGAGGACGCGTACCGAGCGCACCGCGATGCGTCTGTCGACGAGCACGTGGTCGATGGTGACCGGGGGGATGAGGTCGCCGTCGTACGGACCCCAGGTGCCGGTCAGGCCCTCCCCGGCGGCGTCGGCGGCGTCGACGTAGCCGGTGGCCAGAAGGGCCCGTAGTGGACTGTGGTCGAGGGTCGCGTTGAAGTCCCCGGCGAGGATGCGCAGGCCGCCGTCCGGCGTGGCCGGTGGTTGCGCGGTCAGGTCCGCCCGCCAGGCGCCGACCTGGTCCAGCGCGTACGGCGCCGACGGGTGGGCCGACTCGACCCGTACCGGGGGCCCGCCCGGGACGCTGACCGTCCCGTACGCCTGGGTGAAACCCCAACCGTTCAGGTTGTGCCGCAGGCCGACGTCGCTGAGGGGCCATCGGGAGTAGAGCCCGGAGCCGGGGGTGCCGACCTCGGCGTTGAGCTGCCGGTGGGGCAGTAGCCGGTCGAGGCCGAGGCGGTCCAGGGCGGACTGCGCGTCCGGCGTGAACTCCTGCACGGTGAGCACGTCCACGTCGTGCCGCCGCACCAACTCCACCAGCGTCCGCGCGTCGGCGCCGCCGGCGAGCAGGTTGGCGGTGAGCAGCCGCACTGTCGGCCCGTCGGCGGCCGGCTGGCTGGCGGCCACCGCCCGCGGCGCGACGACGCCGAGCAGTGCCACCGCCGAGAGGGCCGCGAGCGCCGCCGGCCACCAGCGCCGCAGGGCGAGCGCGAGGAGCAGGGTCAGCACGCCGACCCCCGCGGCGTACGGCGTGAAGGCGAGCGCCTGCACCAGGGGCCCCCGGTCGAGGCCGATCAGCCGGACGGCGGCCCAGAGGGCGGTGGGCGCGACGGCCAGCCAGCAGAGCGCCGTGCCGAGCCGGGCGCTCCGCACGGACCGCACATCGACGATCATGACGGCAATCCTAGTCGGCCCGGCGAAACCATTTCGTGAATGGTCAGGGGTTCACATTTCACAATTATCTGACGGTTGCCTGACAGCTTGGAAAAGTGAGATCAACTATTGACTCTCCGCTTTTTCTGGTGCTACGTTCCATCTGGCTAAAACGACGCAACTCTGAGTAGTAATACCAGCTCAGATGCGGTGTTGGTCGTTAACAATTCGACCCAAACCGGGGGTGGGGCAGCCGACTTTCCCCGCTTTGTTGTCGTCGCTCGCCTATTTCTGGGCAGCCATCCGTCCCGCCCCGCGGGTCGGCCGAATTCACCCGGTCACACAAGGGGGACCTGTCATGAGCACATCCTTCCGACGTAAGGCGGCGGCGATCACCTTCGCCGTCCTGGCGCTCAGTCTGGCCGGTGGGGGCATCGCTGTCGCCCAGCCGTCGGCGAAGGCGCCGCAGGGGGCCGTCCAACCGGCGGCCCGCGACACGGGCAACCAGCCGCCGGTCACCGCCGAGTCGGCGCGTACGGCGAGGGCCGCGTTGCAGGCGGGTGGAGCCACCACGTTGGCGGCCACCAACGTCTTCACCGTCGTCAACGCCAACGGCACCAAGGCGCGCGGCACCGGCACCGTGATCAAGTACGGCGCCGGCCAGTACGAGGTGGTGTTCGGCTACAACGTCTCGGCCGGCGCCTTCCTGGCGACCATCTCGTACGCCGGCTCCTGCTGCATCCCACCGGCCGGCGAGGTCTCTGTCGCGCCACGGCTCAGCACGCCCAACGCGGTCTTCGTGCAGACCCGCAACTCGGCCGGAACCCCTGCCGACCTGGGCTTCACCCTGCTCACCCACACTCCCTGACCGAACCGGTTGCGGCCCCCGCGTCCCGTGCGCGGGGGCCGTACCCTGCCGTCTGTCGAAAAGCGCCCGCGATGGTCGGGTCGTCCCGGCTCGGGCCGACCCGCGCCGCTCGTCACTCTTGCGCGCGGCTCGTCCCCGATCCGGCCACTCCGGTGCGGTCCGTGCCGCACAATCCGACGTTTGCCCGGCGGGTGCCCGGGAAGCAAGGACCGTGACGGACATCTCGGACACCCTGGCCAGCATGCCCAGCCCGGTCGATCCGGAACCGAGCGGCATCGAGCTGGAGCAGACCCTCTTCGAGGTCAAACGCGTGATCGTCGGGCAGGATCGCCTCGTCGAACGCCTGCTCATCGCCCTGGTCGCCAACGGGCACTGCCTCCTCGAAGGGGTACCCGGGGTGGCCAAGACACTCGCCGCGCAGACCCTCGCGACAGTGGTCGGCGGCACCTTCTCCCGGATCCAGTTCACCCCGGACCTGGTGCCCTCCGACATCGTTGGCACCCGGATCTACCGGGCCTCCAAGGAGACCTTCGACATCGAGTTGGGCCCGATCATGGCCAACCTGGTGCTCGCCGACGAGATCAACAGGGCGCCGGCGAAGGTCCAGTCGGCGCTGCTGGAGGCGATGGCCGAGCGGCAGGTCTCGATCGGCGGCCGCAGCTGGCCGATCCCCGAACCCTTCCTGGTGCTGGCCACCCAGAACCCGATCGAGTCCGAGGGGGTCTACCAGCTCCCGGAGGCGCAGCGCGACCGGTTCCTGATGAAGGTTCTGGTGGACTACCCCAGCGACGCCGACGAGTTGTCCATTCTCTACCGGATGAGCACCGACCGGCCGAG
It contains:
- a CDS encoding tyrosine-protein phosphatase produces the protein MGRDPTGRYRVNVDAIDDNRQTSLPATFNFRDVGGYLGHDDRTVRRGRLFRSDSLHRLTEQDADAFAAIGIRTVIDLRRPTEVERDGRVPAYQGLSYRHIHPEHDDWSATPHESGTSLARYLADRYADLAQTGTAGLAEAVGLIADSANAPVVVHCVAGKDRTGIVCALTLAVLGVDDADITADYALSTEASARYSAWLASIKPDGVDIPAPFLSSPAEAMQIFLDELREGHGSVEAYLRHAGVTDEQLAALRDHLLDEA
- a CDS encoding PRC-barrel domain containing protein, whose translation is MDRIDPHATHAGPDPLRDGDQGTVPGGAPTGMFDPWRYRDQAGVADADLVGYKVEATDGGVGKIDSASHEVGGSYLVVDTGPWIFGKKVMLPAGTVNQVNHDQRTVSVDRTRDQIKAAPEYDEASHSDPTYRDRLGGYYDETYGALPPGTAR
- the cimA gene encoding citramalate synthase — encoded protein: MTFQVYDTTLRDGAQREGLTYSVVDKLAVARLLDEFGVGFIEGGWPGAVPKDTEFFRRARTELNLRHAVLVAFGATRKAGVPVADDPQVRALLDAETPAVALVAKADIRHVERALRTTGAENLAMIHDTVSHLVREGRRVFVDGEHFFDGYRHDPAYGAAVVQTALAAGAERMVLCDTNGGMLPSQVTAAIVALTDTLGIDAGLLGMHAQNDTSCAVANTVAAVEAGVRHVQGTANGYGERPGNADIFAVVANLQLKLGMPVLPEGCLAQMVRVSHAIAEIANIAPDTHQAYAGAAAFAHKAGLHASAIKVDPLLYNHVDPSVVGNDMRILVTEMAGRASVELKSRELGLDLAASPDALNRVTKRVKELEAGGWSFEAADASFELLVRSELPEGGPVRPFTLESYRVLVEHREDGSVVSEATVKIRVRGERVIATAEGNGPVNALDEALRTGLARHYPQLRDFELADYKVRILEGSHGTGAVTRVLLETAAGSGRDWTTVGVHPNVVEASWHALVDALTYGLAPTHA
- a CDS encoding endonuclease/exonuclease/phosphatase family protein, producing MIVDVRSVRSARLGTALCWLAVAPTALWAAVRLIGLDRGPLVQALAFTPYAAGVGVLTLLLALALRRWWPAALAALSAVALLGVVAPRAVAASQPAADGPTVRLLTANLLAGGADARTLVELVRRHDVDVLTVQEFTPDAQSALDRLGLDRLLPHRQLNAEVGTPGSGLYSRWPLSDVGLRHNLNGWGFTQAYGTVSVPGGPPVRVESAHPSAPYALDQVGAWRADLTAQPPATPDGGLRILAGDFNATLDHSPLRALLATGYVDAADAAGEGLTGTWGPYDGDLIPPVTIDHVLVDRRIAVRSVRVLPLPNTDHRPVLATLTLP
- a CDS encoding MoxR family ATPase; the encoded protein is MTDISDTLASMPSPVDPEPSGIELEQTLFEVKRVIVGQDRLVERLLIALVANGHCLLEGVPGVAKTLAAQTLATVVGGTFSRIQFTPDLVPSDIVGTRIYRASKETFDIELGPIMANLVLADEINRAPAKVQSALLEAMAERQVSIGGRSWPIPEPFLVLATQNPIESEGVYQLPEAQRDRFLMKVLVDYPSDADELSILYRMSTDRPSPRQVLDPQRLRDLQAQAERVFVHHALAEYVVRLILATRDPGRFGLPEIAPLLAYGASPRATLGLVAAARAQALLRGREYVLPEDIRELAVDVLAHRLVLSFDAVADGVSAEHVVRRLVEAVPPPRLANGQPQPASDLAAA